A genomic stretch from Colwellia sp. Arc7-635 includes:
- the rpsT gene encoding 30S ribosomal protein S20 codes for MANSKSAKKRALQSEKRRQHNASRRSMMRTLLKKVISAIEAGDKEKASTEFAAAAPILDRYASKGLIHKNKAARSKSRLNAAIKAL; via the coding sequence TTGGCTAACTCAAAGTCTGCTAAGAAGCGCGCATTACAATCTGAAAAGCGCCGTCAACACAATGCAAGCCGTCGCTCAATGATGCGTACTTTACTTAAAAAAGTAATTTCTGCTATCGAAGCCGGTGATAAAGAAAAAGCATCTACAGAATTTGCTGCTGCTGCACCGATTTTAGATCGTTATGCAAGCAAAGGTCTTATTCACAAAAATAAAGCTGCTCGTAGTAAGAGCCGTTTAAATGCTGCTATTAAAGCGCTTTAA
- a CDS encoding Zn-dependent hydrolase, translating to MKLSKLASIIILTSTLTACTDNNEATTSSNVNLLPEYQNRLDIYKTVTLSADLSHLSSNQKAMLSLLIEASDIIDNLFWQQAFGQDKTSFLASISDEKVREFARINYGPWDRLNGDKAFLTDTAVKSHGAQFYPADMTKAEFEQATFNDKNGLYSLVLRNENGELSTIAFSEAYSDEINRIAVILEKAATLADDKEFSHYLSMRAKALRTDDFQASDFAWMDMKNNPIDIVIGPIETYEDQLFGYRAAFESYVLIKDMSWSEKLAKYAEFLPELQRGLPVSEKYKAEVPGSDADLNAYDVIYYAGHANAGGKTIAINLPNDEQVQLEKGTRRLQLKNAMRAKFDAIMTPIAETLIVPEQRKNVTFTAFFANTMFHEVAHGLGIKNTINDKGTVRQSLKEHASALEEGKADILGLYMIRQLLAKNVITEGTLDDYYTTFLTGIFRSVRFGASSAHGKANMVRFNYFAEQGAFTRNEQGLYSINVEKMTAAIDSLSKLILTLQGNGDYVGVDELVAKSGVINSNLAKDLASLEAAKIPVDITFKQGKQVLGLN from the coding sequence ATGAAACTTTCAAAACTCGCTTCTATCATCATCCTTACTAGTACATTAACGGCTTGTACTGACAACAATGAAGCAACAACATCTTCAAACGTTAACCTATTACCTGAATATCAAAATCGCTTAGACATATATAAAACAGTCACCTTAAGCGCTGATTTATCCCACTTATCAAGTAATCAAAAAGCGATGTTGTCATTGCTAATTGAAGCTTCAGACATTATCGATAATCTTTTTTGGCAACAGGCCTTTGGTCAAGATAAAACTAGCTTCTTAGCTTCGATTAGTGACGAAAAAGTGCGAGAATTCGCCCGTATCAATTACGGTCCTTGGGATCGATTAAATGGTGATAAAGCTTTTTTAACTGATACAGCAGTAAAAAGCCATGGCGCACAGTTTTATCCTGCCGACATGACAAAAGCAGAGTTTGAACAAGCAACATTTAATGACAAAAATGGTTTGTATTCGCTTGTGCTAAGAAATGAGAACGGTGAGCTAAGCACAATTGCTTTTTCAGAAGCCTATAGCGATGAAATTAATCGTATTGCGGTTATTTTAGAAAAAGCAGCAACATTAGCTGACGACAAAGAATTTAGTCATTATCTAAGCATGCGCGCAAAAGCATTACGAACAGATGATTTTCAAGCATCTGACTTTGCTTGGATGGACATGAAAAATAATCCTATTGATATTGTTATCGGCCCTATCGAAACTTATGAAGATCAACTCTTTGGTTACCGTGCTGCTTTTGAATCTTATGTCCTAATCAAAGATATGTCATGGAGTGAGAAACTCGCCAAATATGCTGAGTTTTTGCCTGAATTACAACGTGGCTTGCCCGTTAGTGAAAAGTATAAAGCTGAAGTACCAGGCTCTGATGCTGATCTAAACGCTTACGATGTTATCTACTATGCTGGCCATGCGAATGCTGGTGGTAAAACTATTGCTATTAACTTACCTAATGACGAGCAAGTACAGTTAGAAAAAGGCACACGTCGTTTACAGCTAAAAAATGCTATGCGTGCAAAATTCGATGCCATAATGACACCTATTGCCGAAACACTGATTGTGCCAGAGCAACGTAAGAATGTAACCTTTACCGCATTTTTTGCCAACACCATGTTTCATGAAGTCGCCCACGGTTTAGGCATTAAAAATACCATCAATGATAAAGGTACCGTTCGCCAGTCATTAAAAGAACATGCCTCAGCTTTAGAGGAAGGCAAAGCTGACATTTTAGGTCTTTACATGATACGTCAGCTATTAGCTAAAAATGTGATCACTGAAGGTACGTTAGATGACTACTACACAACATTCTTAACCGGTATATTCCGCTCTGTAAGATTTGGTGCCAGTTCAGCACACGGTAAAGCTAATATGGTGCGTTTTAACTACTTTGCTGAGCAAGGTGCTTTCACGCGTAACGAGCAAGGACTATATAGCATTAATGTTGAAAAAATGACCGCTGCAATTGATTCGTTATCAAAACTTATTTTAACACTACAAGGTAATGGTGATTATGTTGGTGTTGACGAACTTGTTGCAAAAAGTGGAGTAATTAACAGCAATTTAGCAAAAGATTTAGCTAGCTTAGAAGCAGCAAAAATTCCTGTCGATATCACTTTTAAGCAAGGTAAGCAGGTACTTGGTTTAAATTAA